The Brassica oleracea var. oleracea cultivar TO1000 chromosome C6, BOL, whole genome shotgun sequence genome includes a region encoding these proteins:
- the LOC106300086 gene encoding probable phosphoinositide phosphatase SAC9 isoform X3 — translation MARRSRLHPGTRYLARGINSCSGTGNEVECEQLVWTPKKHGQSIAFSSYIWRRGTIPIWWGAELKMTAAEAEIYVADRDPYKGSTEYYQRLSNRYDTRNLDASVGESQKKKAFVPIVCINLLRNGEGKSESILVQHFEESMNFIKSSGKLPYTRVHLINYDWHASVKLKGEQQTIEGLWMYLKSPTMAIGISEGDYLPSRQRLKDCRGEVICVDDVEGAFCLRSHQNGVIRFNCADSLDRTNAASFFGGLQVFVEQCRRLGISLDTDLGYGYNSANSQGGYNAPLPPGWEKRADAVTGKSYYIDHNTKTTTWSHPCPDKPWKRFDMRFEEFKRSTILSPVSELADLFLQQGDIHATLYTGSKAMHSQVLNIFSEESGAFKQFSAAQKNMKITLQRRYKNAMVDSSRQKQLEMFLGMRLFKHLPSIPVQPLHVLSRPGGFFLKPVPNMSESSSDGSSLLSTKKKDITWVCPQAADVMELFIYLSEPCHVCQLLLTISHGADDLTSPSTVDVRTGRHIEDLKLVVEGASIPRCANGTNLVIPLPGPISSEDMAITGAGARLYEKDTSSLSLLYDFEELEGQLDFLTRVVSVTFYPAGSVRIPMTLGQIEVLGISLPWKGMFTSDRTGGRLAEIARKTKEDELPFSSCSDMNPFAAKSLQTETVSTPVQQKDPFPSNLLDLLTGEVSSSDPFPQPAVESIASGGNDMLDFLDQAVVEYSGSETAPGVSFPQDKSPRESASHLYLNCLKSVVGPNMGKKLEFVEAMKLEIERLRLNISAAERDRALLSIGIDPATINPNSSQDELYIARLCRIANALAVLGQASLEDKIIASIGLGKLENNVIDFWNITGIGEGCDGGMCQVRAEVKKSSVVSSTKSLGGESGSVFLCFQCMKKACKTCCAGKGALLLSKSYSRDTASGGGSLADVSATSIGSDHYMCKKCCSQIVLEALIVDYVRVLVSLRRSGRVDKAGREALNEVFVSNITNHLAVRGQPSPNQEDFNFLSQILGQEESLAEFPYASFLHKVETGTDSAPFLSLLTPLNLASSNSYWKAPPSSNSVEAVIILNSLSDVNSVILLVSPCGYSDADAPTVQIWASNDINREARTLMGKWDVQSFVRSSPELYGPEKPGREGRAPRHIKFAFKKPIRCRIIWVTLRLPGVGSSSVSLDRNINLLSLDENPFAAIPRRASFGATIESEPCLHAKRILVSGNTVSNKTVASLQSVESMSVRNWLDRAPRLNRFLIPLEAERPMNNDLVLELYLQPGSPSAAGFRLDAFNAIKPRVTHSPSSDVVDIWDPMSIIMEDRHVSPAVLYIQVSVLQDQYKMVTLAEYRLPEARVGTQMYFDFPKQVQARRVSFKLLGDVAAFVDDPAESDDLSGKASPFAAGLSLANRIKLYYYADPYEVGKWASLSSV, via the exons ATGGCCCGTCGTAGCAGGCTTCATCCAGGGACTCGTTACTTAGCTAGAGGCATAAATTCATGTTCTGGCACTG GTAACGAAGTTGAGTGTGAGCAGCTTGTATGGACACCTAAAAAGCATGGTCAGAGCATTGCTTTTAGCTCATACATATGGCGACGTGGCACCATACCAATATGGTGGGGTGCAGAGCTGAAGATGACCGCAGCAGAAGCAGAAATTTATGTGGCAGATAGGGATCCGTATAAAGGAAGCACAGAGTATTACCAACGGTTAAGCAACCGCTATGATACTAGGAACCTAGATGCATCAGTTGGGGAAAGCCAGAAGAAAAAGGCTTTTGTTCCTATTGTATGCATTAACTTGTTAAGAAATGGAGAAGGGAAGTCAGAATCTATCTTAGTTCAGCATTTTGAAGAATCGATGAACTTCATCAAATCCAGTGGAAAGCTTCCTTATACTCGTGTTCACTTGATAAATTATGATTGGCATGCAAGTGTGAAATTAAAAGGGGAACAGCAAACAATTGAAGGATTGTGGATGTATCTAAAGTCTCCAACTATGGCTATAGGAATCTCTGAAGGTGACTATTTGCCTTCACGGCAGAGACTGAAAGATTGCAGAGGTGAGGTGATCTGTGTTGATGACGTTGAAGGTGCCTTCTGTTTGAGATCGCATCAAAATGGGGTGATACGTTTCAACTGCGCTGATTCTTTGGATCGAACAAATGCTGCTAGTTTCTTCGGTGGTCTTCAAGTTTTTGTGGAGCAATGTAGAAGGCTGGGAATATCTCTTGATACTGATCTTGGGTATGGTTATAATTCTGCTAATAGCCAAGGCGGATATAATGCTCCTCTTCCACCGGGATGGGAAAAAAGAGCTGATGCAGTCACTGGAAAATCGTATTATATAGACCACAATACTAAGACAACAACATGGAGTCATCCGTGTCCTGATAAACCATGGAAGAGATTTGACATGAGGTTTGAGGAGTTTAAGAGATCAACTATCTTATCTCCTGTCTCTGAGCTAGCAGATCTTTTTCTGCAACAAGGTGATATCCATGCAACCCTCTATACTGGCTCAAAGGCTATGCACAGCCAAGTTCTCAATATCTTCAGTGAAGAATCAGGAGCGTTTAAACAGTTTTCTGCAGCACAGAAAAACATGAAAATTACCCTACAGAGAAGATATAAAAATGCAATGGTTGATAGTTCACGGCAAAAGCAGCTGGAGATGTTTCTGGGAATGAGGCTTTTCAAGCACCTTCCATCAATTCCTGTACAGCCTTTACAT GTACTTTCTCGACCAGGTGGTTTCTTTCTCAAACCTGTACCTAACATGTCCGAAAGTTCCAGTGACGGGTCCAGTCTACTGAGTACCAAGAAGAAAGATATAACTTGG GTATGCCCACAAGCTGCAGATGTTATGGAATTATTTATCTATCTTAGTGAGCCTTGCCACGTATGTCAACTTCTACTGACAATATCCCATGGTGCGGATGATTTGACAAGTCCATCCACTGTGGACGTGAGAACTGGACGCCACATAGAGGATCTTAAATTAGTTGTTGAG GGTGCTTCAATACCTCGGTGTGCAAATGGCACAAATCTTGTGATACCCTTACCAGGGCCAATTAGTTCTGAGGACATGGCTATTACCGGAGCTGGTGCGCGTCTTTATGAAAAAGATACGTCAAGTCTGTCACTGCTGTATGATTTTGAAGAATTAGAAGGACAATTGGATTTCTTGACCCGTGTAGTTTCTGTTACATTTTATCCAGCTGGTTCTGTTAGAATCCCTATGACTCTGGGTCAG ATAGAAGTCCTTGGAATCTCTCTTCCATGGAAAGGAATGTTTACTTCCGATCGTACTGGAGGAAGATTGGCTGAAATTGCAAGGAAAACAAAAGAAGATGAACTTCCTTTTTCATCTTGTTCTGACATGAATCCCTTTGCTGCAAAATCTTTACAGACTGAAACTGTGTCTACACCAGTACAACAGAAAGATCCTTTTCCCAGTAATCTGCTTGACCTTTTGACAGGAGAGGTTTCTTCATCTGACCCCTTCCCACAACCAGCGGTGGAATCTATTGCAAGTGGTGGCAACGACATGCTTGATTTCTTAGACCAAGCAGTTGTTGAATATAGTGGCTCTGAAACTGCTCCTGGCGTGTCTTTTCCACAAGATAAAAGTCCTCGAGAAAGTGCTTCTCATCTGTACTTAAATTGTCTGAAGTCCGTTGTGGGTCCAAATATG GGAAAGAAACTCGAGTTTGTAGAAGCTATGAAGCTTGAAATTGAGCGTCTACGTCTAAATATCTCTGCAGCAGAAAGAGATAGGGCACTGTTATCAATTGGAATTGATCCTGCTACCATTAACCCAAACTCTTCTCAGGACGAGTTATATATTGCAAGATTGTGCAGAATAGCAAATGCACTTGCAGTTCTGGGCCAGGCTTCTCTTGAAGATAAAATTATAGCTTCTATTGGTCTAGGGAAGCTGGAAAATAATGTGATAGATTTCTGGAACATTACCGGGATTGGTGAGGGTTGTGATGGTGGAATGTGTCAAGTCCGAGCCGAGGTCAAGAAAAGTTCAGTTGTATCTTCTACCAAGAGCCTGGGAGGAGAGTCTGGGTCAGTGTTCTTGTGTTTCCAGTGTATGAAAAAAGCTTGCAAGACTTGTTGTGCTGGAAAAGGAGCTCTTCTGCTTTCAAAATCATACTCCAGGGACACTGCGAGTGGAGGTGGAAGTCTTGCAGATGTCTCTGCTACTTCAATAGGTTCAGATCATTATATGTGTAAAAAATGCTGCAGCCAGATAGTACTTGAAGCCTTGATTGTAGATTATGTTAGGGTCTTGGTCAGCTTGCGGAGAAGTGGTCGTGTTGATAAAGCTGGTCGGGAAGCTCTGAATGAAGTATTTGTATCTAACATTACAAATCATCTTGCTGTTAGAGGTCAACCTTCTCCTAATCAAGAAGACTTTAATTTCCTTAGTCAAATTCTGGGTCAAGAGGAATCACTTGCTGAGTTCCCATATGCAAGCTTCTTACATAAG GTCGAAACTGGGACTGATTCAGCACCATTTTTGTCACTGCTCACCCCTCTGAATCTTGCTTCAAGTAATTCATATTGGAAGGCTCCTCCGTCTTCAAACTCTGTCGAAGCTGTCATCATTCTCAACAGCCTTTCAGATGTCAACAGTGTGATTCTGCTCGTTAGTCCATGTGGTTACTCTGATGCCGATGCTCCTACC GTCCAAATTTGGGCGAGCAACGACATAAATAGGGAAGCACGGACATTGATGGGAAAGTGGGATGTACAGTCCTTTGTTAGATCTTCCCCTGAGCTTTACGGTCCAGAAAAGCCTGGTAGAGAGGGTAGAGCACCTAGGCATATAAAATTTGCTTTCAAGAAGCCTATTCGTTGCCGGATTATATGGGTAACATTGCGTCTTCCTGGGGTTGGATCTAGCTCTGTTAGTTTAGACAGAAACATCAATCTCTTGTCTTTGGATGAGAACCCTTTTGCGGCAATCCCTCGGCGTGCCTCTTTCGGAGCAACCATCGAGAGTGAACCTTGTCTTCATGCGAAACGCATCTTGGTCAGCGGAAACACCGTGAGTAACAAAACGGTTGCATCATTACAAAGCGTTGAAAGCATGAGCGTGAGAAACTGGCTGGACAGAGCCCCACGTTTGAATAGATTTCTG ATACCACTAGAGGCTGAGAGACCGATGAACAATGATTTAGTCCTGGAACTTTATCTGCAACCTGGTTCACCTTCAGCTGCTGGATTTCGTTTAGATGCTTTTAACGCCATAAAGCCTCGTGTAACCCACTCGCCTTCTTCAGATGTAGTTGACATTTGGGACCCGATGAGTATCATAATGGAAGATAGACACGTCTCTCCAGCCGTCTTGTACATACAAGTATCTGTTCTTCAG GACCAGTACAAAATGGTGACACTCGCGGAATACAGATTGCCTGAGGCGAGAGTTGGAACACAGATGTATTTTGACTTCCCTAAGCAAGTTCAAGCACGCAGAGTATCGTTTAAGCTGCTTGGAGATGTTGCAGCTTTCGTAGATGATCCAGCGGAGAGTGATGATTTGAGTGGTAAGGCTTCTCCTTTTGCTGCAGGACTGTCTTTAGCAAACAGGATCAAGTTATATTACTATGCTGATCCTTATGAAGTAGGCAAATGGGCTAGCCTTTCTTCTGTCTGA